The following are encoded together in the Iodobacter fluviatilis genome:
- the hpf gene encoding ribosome hibernation-promoting factor, HPF/YfiA family has product MNLNISGHHLEVTPSIREYVNSKMERVIRHFDNVIDVNVILSVEKLQHQVEATVHVRGRDIHVEATDENMYAAIDFLADKLDRQVVKHKEKSMDHRNESIKQHQPSAE; this is encoded by the coding sequence ATGAATTTGAATATCAGTGGCCATCATCTTGAAGTAACCCCATCCATTCGTGAGTACGTGAACAGTAAAATGGAGCGGGTTATCAGGCACTTTGATAATGTGATTGACGTTAATGTCATCCTCTCCGTGGAGAAACTGCAACACCAAGTTGAAGCTACCGTTCATGTTCGCGGACGCGATATCCACGTTGAAGCAACGGATGAAAATATGTACGCAGCGATTGATTTTTTGGCAGATAAACTTGATCGTCAAGTTGTAAAGCACAAAGAAAAATCAATGGATCATCGCAACGAATCCATCAAACAGCATCAACCTAGCGCTGAATAA
- a CDS encoding PTS sugar transporter subunit IIA, translating into MSLIAQILPSGNVFLDMEVGSKKRIFEQVGILFENSHGIARSVIFDSLFAREKLGSTGLGQGVAIPHGRIKGLKEATGAFVRLDEAIPYDAPDGKPVSLVFVLLVPAHATDLHLQILSELAQLFSDKVLREGLLAATEPGQIWKLISTWEPYATDFS; encoded by the coding sequence ATGAGTCTGATCGCCCAAATTCTGCCAAGCGGCAATGTCTTCCTCGATATGGAAGTCGGCAGCAAAAAACGTATTTTTGAACAAGTAGGGATTCTATTTGAAAATAGCCACGGCATTGCCCGTAGCGTTATTTTTGATAGCTTGTTTGCTAGAGAAAAACTCGGTTCCACCGGCCTTGGTCAAGGCGTGGCTATTCCACACGGGCGTATTAAGGGCCTAAAAGAAGCAACCGGTGCTTTTGTGCGTTTAGACGAGGCCATTCCTTATGATGCGCCCGATGGCAAGCCAGTCTCCTTAGTGTTTGTCTTGCTCGTACCTGCACACGCTACCGATCTGCACTTACAAATCTTGTCTGAATTAGCTCAGCTTTTTTCAGATAAAGTATTGCGTGAGGGCTTGCTGGCAGCAACGGAGCCAGGGCAAATCTGGAAGTTAATCAGTACTTGGGAGCCTTATGCCACAGATTTCAGTTAG
- the hprK gene encoding HPr(Ser) kinase/phosphatase yields the protein MPQISVRQLFIDNAEKLRLTWVAGQSGANNLLSNDASEQKPTLSLVGHLNFIHPNRIQVLGVAETVYLLQLSVEAQRESLDRLFSNEMAAVIVANGQIVGDCLREASERFHVPLLTSPEQSPYLMDVLRYYLSKALAVSTHLHGVFLDVLEVGVLLTGESSMGKSELALELISRGHGLVADDVVEVYRTNPETLEGRCPPMLRDFLEVRGIGVLNIRTIFGETAVRPRKTLKLIMHLAKAGAEKLAPIDRLQMQAATQDILGVPIRKLVIPVAAGRNLAVLVEAAVRNYILQLRGIDSTREFIERHQKFMEMGE from the coding sequence ATGCCACAGATTTCAGTTAGACAACTTTTTATTGATAACGCCGAAAAACTGCGCCTAACCTGGGTTGCAGGGCAATCTGGCGCTAATAATCTGTTATCTAATGACGCGTCGGAGCAAAAACCGACCTTATCTTTGGTAGGTCACCTGAATTTTATCCACCCCAACCGCATTCAGGTGCTTGGGGTGGCAGAAACGGTTTATTTGCTGCAGCTTAGCGTTGAGGCGCAAAGAGAATCACTCGATCGATTGTTCTCAAATGAAATGGCGGCGGTGATTGTGGCTAATGGCCAGATTGTGGGCGATTGCCTGCGCGAAGCTTCCGAGCGCTTTCATGTGCCGCTGCTCACCTCCCCTGAGCAATCTCCCTATTTGATGGACGTGTTGCGCTATTACCTATCAAAAGCGCTGGCGGTTTCGACTCACCTGCACGGGGTGTTTTTGGATGTGCTCGAAGTGGGTGTACTGCTGACGGGTGAATCATCGATGGGTAAGAGCGAGCTGGCGCTGGAGCTGATCTCGCGTGGGCATGGCCTAGTGGCCGACGATGTGGTTGAGGTGTATCGCACCAATCCAGAAACGCTGGAAGGGCGTTGCCCGCCCATGCTGCGCGATTTTCTAGAAGTGCGCGGAATTGGCGTGTTGAATATCCGCACTATTTTTGGTGAAACGGCGGTTAGGCCGCGTAAAACCTTAAAGCTGATTATGCATTTGGCCAAGGCGGGAGCAGAAAAATTAGCCCCGATAGATAGGCTGCAAATGCAGGCGGCAACGCAGGATATTTTAGGCGTGCCGATTCGCAAATTAGTAATTCCCGTGGCGGCCGGTCGAAATTTAGCGGTATTGGTTGAAGCTGCAGTGCGAAATTATATTCTGCAATTACGCGGTATTGATTCAACACGCGAGTTTATAGAAAGGCATCAAAAATTTATGGAGATGGGTGAATGA
- the rapZ gene encoding RNase adapter RapZ yields the protein MSRQQLILLSGLSGAGKSVALKSLEDLGYFCIDNLPAPLLPQTVALLDEDGYPQVAISVDVRSAHNFASFPNHLEALFEFGLDVQMLFLEANNETLVKRFSETRRSHPLSSGELTVSEAIALEREMLGAFSEVAHRIDSSDLSANQLRSWIRQFVALDRSQLTVIFESFGFKHGLPLDADFVFDARCLPNPYYDKALRPLTGKDQPVIEFLQRQAVVVRFQEQIKTFMQAWLPEFEADNRSYITVAIGCTGGQHRSVYIAEQLAKHFAEHRQVLLRHREQHG from the coding sequence ATGAGTCGCCAGCAGTTAATTTTGCTATCTGGCTTATCAGGTGCGGGTAAAAGCGTTGCACTTAAATCTTTAGAAGATTTAGGTTATTTTTGTATTGATAATTTACCTGCGCCTTTATTGCCGCAGACAGTTGCGTTGCTGGATGAGGATGGTTATCCGCAAGTCGCTATTTCTGTGGATGTGCGCAGCGCACATAACTTTGCCAGCTTCCCCAATCATCTAGAAGCCCTGTTTGAGTTTGGGCTAGACGTGCAAATGCTGTTTTTAGAAGCCAATAATGAAACGCTAGTGAAGCGGTTTTCTGAAACGCGGCGTAGCCATCCCTTATCAAGTGGTGAGTTAACGGTTAGCGAGGCGATCGCCTTAGAACGAGAGATGTTAGGGGCTTTTTCAGAAGTGGCCCATCGCATCGACAGCAGTGATTTATCCGCCAATCAGCTACGCAGCTGGATTCGTCAGTTTGTGGCTTTGGATCGATCCCAGCTTACCGTGATCTTTGAATCCTTTGGTTTTAAGCATGGCTTACCACTTGATGCTGATTTTGTGTTTGATGCCAGATGCCTGCCTAATCCTTATTACGACAAAGCTTTGCGCCCCCTTACGGGTAAAGATCAGCCGGTGATTGAATTTTTGCAGCGGCAAGCTGTGGTCGTGCGGTTTCAAGAGCAGATTAAAACCTTTATGCAGGCATGGCTGCCAGAGTTTGAGGCAGATAATCGCAGCTATATAACTGTGGCTATTGGTTGCACGGGCGGGCAGCATCGATCCGTTTATATCGCCGAACAATTGGCCAAACACTTTGCTGAGCATAGGCAGGTGTTGCTCAGGCACCGTGAGCAGCATGGCTAA
- a CDS encoding NusG domain II-containing protein, translating into MRPGDWPFFCLALALVAYLAAWSWQQDGATRVRVYQEGKIFAEVDLSAERKLQVAGPLGMTSIEIKAGRVRISADPSPRQYCVRMGWLDQAGQMAICLPNRISIELLGARPHDFDSLSY; encoded by the coding sequence ATGCGGCCAGGTGACTGGCCGTTTTTTTGTCTAGCTTTGGCCTTGGTGGCCTACCTAGCCGCATGGAGCTGGCAGCAGGATGGTGCCACGCGGGTACGGGTCTACCAAGAGGGCAAAATCTTTGCTGAAGTAGATTTAAGCGCAGAGCGAAAGTTACAGGTAGCAGGCCCACTTGGAATGACTTCAATTGAGATTAAAGCGGGCCGAGTGCGAATTAGCGCCGACCCAAGCCCTCGCCAATATTGTGTGCGAATGGGCTGGTTGGATCAGGCGGGCCAAATGGCGATTTGCTTACCCAATCGAATTAGCATTGAGCTTTTAGGTGCTCGCCCTCATGACTTCGACAGCCTCAGTTACTGA
- a CDS encoding Gx transporter family protein codes for MTSTASVTEIRLKPSLDDVRIARYAALAIALSVLEAGIPSPIPGIKPGLANIITLITLWRFGWRDAAWICLLRIMGSAIVLGGFLSPGFAMSLTGGLCSLLALALASGLPKRWFGPVSYSLLAAFAHMAGQLLLARLWLIPHNGIIHLVPIFAAAALVFGLVNGVIAAKLMAHE; via the coding sequence ATGACTTCGACAGCCTCAGTTACTGAAATCCGCCTTAAGCCCAGCTTGGACGATGTGCGTATTGCCCGTTATGCCGCGCTAGCCATTGCGCTATCGGTATTAGAGGCGGGCATTCCTTCGCCTATCCCTGGGATTAAACCAGGGCTGGCTAATATCATCACCTTGATTACTTTATGGCGCTTTGGCTGGCGGGATGCGGCATGGATTTGCCTGCTTAGAATTATGGGCAGTGCCATTGTCTTAGGCGGATTTCTATCGCCAGGCTTTGCTATGAGCCTAACGGGCGGGCTATGCAGCTTGCTGGCACTTGCGCTGGCTTCTGGCTTGCCTAAGCGCTGGTTTGGCCCAGTAAGCTATTCCTTGCTGGCGGCATTTGCGCATATGGCAGGGCAGCTATTATTGGCGCGGCTTTGGTTGATTCCGCATAATGGCATCATTCATCTTGTCCCTATTTTTGCGGCAGCGGCGCTGGTGTTTGGGTTGGTAAACGGCGTGATTGCAGCAAAGCTGATGGCCCATGAGTAA
- a CDS encoding flavin prenyltransferase UbiX, with protein sequence MKTITLAFTGASGMPYGLRTLECLLAAGCTVHVLYTQAAQIVTKQELDETWPSRAADLAVLFRQRYGVTDQSKLQVFGQQEWFAPMASGSNPGDGMIVCPCTMGALSAIAVGASDNLLERAADVMIKEGKKLVVVPREAPFSVLHLENMLKLARLGVVILPPNPAFYHHPKTIADLVDFVVARILDQFQIPHQLMQRWGDKG encoded by the coding sequence ATGAAAACAATAACATTGGCTTTTACCGGCGCATCCGGCATGCCTTATGGTTTACGCACGCTTGAATGCTTGCTGGCGGCGGGTTGCACCGTGCATGTGCTCTATACCCAAGCGGCGCAAATTGTGACCAAGCAAGAGCTAGATGAAACTTGGCCTTCGCGTGCGGCTGATCTGGCTGTGCTTTTTCGCCAGCGCTATGGCGTTACTGACCAATCGAAGCTGCAAGTTTTTGGTCAGCAAGAATGGTTTGCCCCGATGGCATCTGGCTCTAATCCTGGCGATGGCATGATTGTTTGCCCTTGCACTATGGGCGCTTTATCGGCGATTGCAGTGGGCGCTTCGGATAATTTATTAGAGCGCGCTGCGGATGTGATGATTAAAGAAGGCAAAAAATTAGTGGTTGTTCCACGTGAAGCACCTTTTTCGGTGCTGCATCTGGAGAATATGCTCAAGCTGGCAAGGCTGGGTGTGGTGATTCTGCCACCTAATCCGGCTTTTTATCACCACCCTAAAACCATCGCCGATTTGGTCGATTTTGTGGTGGCAAGAATCTTGGATCAGTTCCAAATTCCGCATCAGCTTATGCAGCGCTGGGGGGATAAGGGATGA
- a CDS encoding ArnT family glycosyltransferase — translation MSFRVNWKWCCFALLALWFWPSFAPHDPWKPDESYILGLVYEYTLRDNWLVPMLSGEPFMEKPPLFFWTAAGFSRYVFTWLPVHTAARLAAAFYIALTFIFAALAAGQFAARSRAKDPSQAAWLTAILLAGTLGLVGNGHHILTDSALFASFAIALYAFSVFPQWPLASGLLMGTAWGMAFLTKGLLGPGCLGLAALLLPIVDHPYRKKAYLLTLSIALLAALPWWLIWPWRLWLASPELFHTWFWVNNLGRFLGENNLGPEYEHGFYLKILPWHAFPLILYLPVLFFRHRLDAFKNAAPAALLCLLTYTILSLAKTSMELYAVPAVVAFAVWMGAQASSVPAAFERRFGLVALCLLAISALLVWWAWAALYFGLPLQARLLHFLPGFAEKLNWLGMLSALALTIIVWNLAWRAPQWAKHQGAVRWLAVLVMSYGLVFSLLLPGLNYSKSYKPMMLDLASQLDKTQCLASFGLGEHERGNFHYYTTMRVERFEIGRGKECPQLLIQGSAMPANIGEYSLLKKTTRATDKSEEFSVWRKI, via the coding sequence ATGAGTTTTAGAGTTAACTGGAAGTGGTGCTGCTTTGCCCTGCTTGCTCTGTGGTTTTGGCCCTCGTTCGCCCCGCACGATCCTTGGAAGCCTGATGAAAGCTATATCCTTGGCCTAGTTTATGAATACACGCTGCGGGATAACTGGCTGGTGCCGATGCTGTCTGGCGAGCCTTTTATGGAAAAACCGCCGCTGTTTTTCTGGACGGCAGCGGGCTTCTCTCGTTATGTGTTTACCTGGCTGCCTGTGCACACGGCGGCAAGGCTGGCTGCGGCATTTTATATTGCGCTGACCTTTATCTTTGCCGCTCTGGCCGCAGGGCAATTTGCCGCCCGCAGCCGAGCCAAAGATCCATCGCAAGCCGCATGGCTCACCGCCATTTTGCTGGCAGGCACGCTGGGCCTGGTTGGCAATGGCCATCATATTTTGACCGATAGCGCTCTATTTGCCAGCTTTGCCATCGCCCTCTACGCATTCTCTGTCTTCCCGCAGTGGCCACTCGCCAGCGGCCTGCTGATGGGCACGGCTTGGGGAATGGCGTTTTTAACTAAGGGATTATTAGGGCCGGGCTGCCTTGGTTTGGCGGCTTTGCTGCTGCCGATTGTTGATCATCCCTACCGGAAAAAAGCTTATTTACTGACGCTGAGCATCGCTCTGCTGGCCGCTTTGCCTTGGTGGCTAATCTGGCCTTGGCGTTTATGGCTGGCCTCACCTGAGTTATTTCACACTTGGTTTTGGGTGAATAACCTAGGGCGTTTCTTGGGCGAGAATAACCTTGGCCCAGAATACGAGCATGGTTTTTACCTGAAGATTCTGCCTTGGCATGCCTTCCCGCTGATTCTTTATCTGCCGGTATTATTTTTCAGGCATCGCTTGGATGCATTTAAAAATGCGGCCCCGGCAGCGCTGCTTTGCCTGCTGACTTACACCATCTTATCCTTGGCTAAAACCTCGATGGAGCTATACGCCGTACCCGCCGTGGTGGCGTTTGCCGTATGGATGGGCGCGCAAGCATCCAGCGTCCCTGCCGCTTTCGAGCGCCGCTTTGGCCTTGTCGCCTTGTGCTTGCTTGCCATCAGCGCCTTACTAGTATGGTGGGCATGGGCCGCGCTTTACTTTGGCCTGCCCTTACAAGCGCGCCTGCTGCATTTCTTACCGGGCTTTGCAGAAAAGCTAAACTGGCTGGGTATGCTGTCCGCACTCGCGCTCACCATCATCGTGTGGAATCTAGCCTGGCGAGCGCCGCAGTGGGCCAAACACCAAGGCGCCGTGCGCTGGCTGGCCGTGCTGGTCATGAGCTACGGCCTAGTCTTTAGCCTGCTGCTACCCGGCTTAAATTACAGTAAAAGCTATAAACCCATGATGCTGGATTTAGCCAGCCAACTGGACAAAACCCAGTGCCTAGCCAGCTTTGGCCTAGGCGAGCACGAAAGAGGCAACTTCCACTACTACACCACGATGCGGGTGGAGCGCTTCGAAATAGGCCGCGGCAAAGAATGCCCGCAGCTACTTATCCAGGGCAGCGCCATGCCTGCGAATATTGGGGAATATAGCTTGTTGAAGAAAACCACAAGGGCTACGGATAAGAGTGAGGAGTTTAGTGTTTGGCGTAAGATATAA
- a CDS encoding ATP-binding protein, with amino-acid sequence MEIETSSAIKLFFPNPSLVLVFYEAIANAFDAGASEIGIDISIQSFSLASSLNVKIIDNGCGFSDESFERFKKLMKPRDAFHKGIGRLVFLDYFSNVHVLSQWSNKYRNFVYNKEFVGNSEIVEFESERPSKTTLNFTGFAKEKIKSYDDLLPGSLKERIIAHFLLTLKDLKDKGHNFKIRISLNVEEENLQREFISTSVEINSVDLPKMQSVEIAKNTLDAFSSIKINFYINNYYVGRNLLTAISIDGRTVPINLVLPSVIPIGCSAVFIFSSDMFFGCADSSRQKLVLPENVSESALYSLLRREIGKILVDEIPQISEFNKKAKKRFEQQFPHLLGYIDCDVVGLIDGEEALNSAQQKLFKQQKEILQCEHLSDALYEKSLDASSRTLTEYILYREKIISKLKLMTSDNSEDEIHNLIVPRRKEYHQDSILSGVYENNAWLLDDKFMTFRTILSEKRMDEIINNILLSDEVEGEAGRPDIAMIFSADPNDNGPVDVVVVEVKKITDSEKENQYAINQLIQRAVKLSKYCSNIQRIWYYAVVNVNDEFAETLQIQKWAPLYSKGKVFYQEFQAPKVGGGFVPTPIFVLSFDAIVSDAEARNHTFLEILRDAIKKNVEKTSIKESSDSFAVIINESIVEASPL; translated from the coding sequence ATGGAAATTGAAACGTCTAGTGCTATTAAATTATTTTTTCCTAACCCCTCATTGGTCTTGGTTTTTTATGAGGCAATTGCTAATGCATTTGATGCTGGTGCAAGTGAAATTGGGATTGATATATCAATTCAATCATTTTCATTAGCATCATCACTTAATGTAAAAATTATTGATAATGGTTGTGGGTTCTCTGATGAGAGTTTTGAGAGGTTTAAAAAATTAATGAAACCTCGCGATGCCTTTCATAAGGGGATTGGTAGGCTTGTTTTTTTAGATTATTTTTCGAATGTACATGTGTTGAGCCAATGGAGTAATAAATATAGAAACTTTGTGTATAACAAAGAATTTGTTGGTAATTCGGAGATAGTAGAGTTTGAAAGCGAGCGCCCAAGCAAGACTACGCTTAATTTCACGGGCTTTGCAAAGGAAAAAATTAAATCATATGATGATCTGCTGCCCGGAAGTCTCAAGGAGCGTATTATTGCGCATTTTTTATTGACGCTAAAGGATTTGAAAGATAAAGGCCACAATTTTAAGATTAGAATATCTCTGAATGTTGAAGAGGAAAATTTACAAAGAGAATTCATTTCTACATCGGTTGAAATAAATTCAGTAGATTTGCCTAAAATGCAGTCTGTTGAAATTGCTAAAAATACTCTAGATGCGTTTTCATCAATTAAGATTAATTTCTATATAAATAATTATTATGTTGGCAGGAATTTATTGACTGCTATTAGTATTGATGGAAGAACCGTACCAATTAATCTTGTTTTGCCTTCAGTAATTCCAATAGGCTGTTCTGCAGTATTTATATTTTCATCTGATATGTTTTTTGGTTGCGCCGATAGCTCTCGCCAGAAGTTGGTATTGCCTGAAAATGTTTCAGAGTCGGCCTTATATTCTTTGCTACGTAGAGAGATTGGAAAAATATTGGTAGATGAGATCCCTCAAATATCAGAATTTAATAAAAAAGCAAAAAAACGGTTTGAACAACAGTTTCCGCATCTTTTAGGATATATCGATTGTGATGTTGTTGGATTGATTGATGGAGAGGAGGCGCTAAATAGCGCACAGCAAAAGTTATTTAAGCAGCAAAAAGAGATTTTGCAGTGTGAACATCTTAGTGATGCTCTTTATGAAAAATCTCTTGATGCGTCATCACGAACTCTAACTGAGTATATTTTGTATCGTGAAAAAATAATCTCAAAATTAAAGTTGATGACCTCAGATAACTCTGAAGATGAAATTCATAATTTAATTGTTCCACGTAGGAAAGAATATCATCAAGATTCTATTCTTTCAGGTGTTTATGAAAATAATGCATGGCTGCTGGATGATAAATTTATGACTTTCAGAACCATTCTAAGCGAAAAAAGAATGGATGAAATAATTAATAATATTTTGTTGTCTGATGAGGTTGAGGGGGAAGCTGGCCGGCCAGATATTGCTATGATATTCTCTGCAGACCCTAATGATAATGGTCCAGTTGATGTTGTTGTTGTTGAGGTAAAAAAGATAACAGATTCTGAAAAAGAAAATCAATACGCAATAAACCAGCTTATACAAAGAGCAGTAAAGCTATCAAAATATTGTAGCAATATCCAACGAATATGGTATTACGCTGTTGTCAATGTTAATGATGAGTTTGCTGAAACACTACAAATTCAAAAATGGGCACCTTTATATTCAAAAGGTAAGGTTTTTTATCAAGAATTTCAAGCTCCGAAAGTAGGTGGGGGTTTTGTTCCTACTCCAATATTTGTTCTTTCATTTGACGCAATTGTTTCCGATGCAGAGGCTCGTAATCATACTTTCTTAGAAATTCTTCGAGACGCTATTAAGAAAAACGTGGAGAAAACATCTATAAAAGAGTCATCAGATAGCTTTGCTGTCATAATTAATGAATCAATTGTTGAGGCCTCTCCTCTCTAA
- a CDS encoding type II toxin-antitoxin system PrlF family antitoxin, producing MMAATLELESTLTDRYQTTVPDAVRRVLKLGKRDKVHYSVREDGLVILSRATEAEQDDPVLNSFLGFLAQDMQQNPERLQAMSSALQARILLLTASIDVDLDAPLSEEDE from the coding sequence ATGATGGCCGCTACACTAGAACTGGAATCAACACTAACCGATCGTTATCAAACCACCGTACCCGATGCGGTACGGCGAGTGCTTAAGCTGGGGAAGCGCGATAAAGTCCATTATTCTGTGCGTGAAGATGGGCTGGTTATTTTGTCGCGGGCTACTGAAGCCGAGCAGGATGATCCTGTTTTAAATTCATTTTTGGGCTTTTTGGCTCAAGATATGCAACAAAATCCAGAGCGGTTGCAGGCAATGAGTTCGGCTTTACAAGCTCGCATTTTGTTACTCACTGCATCGATTGATGTGGACTTGGATGCGCCGCTGTCTGAGGAGGATGAATGA
- a CDS encoding type II toxin-antitoxin system YhaV family toxin produces MKPASAPLLINGWAIYAHPLFLNQLEILLNQVESLRAKHPDQYQKKNASKRLAAIAKLIFEVIPQDPTRAEYRQGSTLGDGHKHWFRAKFFQQYRLFFRFHQASRIIVFTWVNDDQTLRAYDSPDDAYRVFRRMLEGGHPPDDWAQLLSEAEAQSGRLQGLEIWKE; encoded by the coding sequence ATGAAGCCAGCCTCCGCGCCGTTGCTGATTAATGGGTGGGCTATTTATGCTCACCCATTATTTTTGAATCAGCTGGAAATATTACTTAATCAGGTAGAAAGCCTACGCGCCAAGCATCCCGATCAGTATCAAAAAAAGAATGCCAGTAAGCGGCTTGCGGCGATTGCTAAACTTATTTTTGAAGTGATACCCCAAGATCCAACGCGTGCAGAATATCGCCAAGGAAGTACTTTAGGCGATGGGCATAAGCATTGGTTTCGAGCGAAATTCTTTCAGCAGTACCGTTTATTTTTTCGTTTTCATCAGGCCAGTCGAATCATTGTATTTACTTGGGTGAATGATGATCAAACGTTGCGTGCCTACGATAGTCCCGATGATGCTTATCGAGTTTTTCGCCGTATGTTAGAGGGGGGTCATCCTCCTGATGACTGGGCGCAATTGCTCAGCGAAGCAGAAGCGCAATCGGGGCGCTTACAGGGCTTGGAAATATGGAAAGAATAA
- a CDS encoding substrate-binding periplasmic protein gives MITVERFFLNAIFILFLCQMLLAHSDFAYANDEFKGLIIYTENDPPYVTVDAKGKIGGLATNKLNNFLKAIKLTEENIEIKPWVRSYLEVLGKPNVMIYPIAKTAERLEKLEYIYKIFDAVVFFYRLSARKDIVISNVNEAKKYSVCVVRGDYRAEYLKHSGFPMIDESIDSTVNFKKFIAGRCDVIALTEIGLNAKLEQLNLDSSLVSIAYPLSGLDSNLYIAINKETDKKVIEALKHAAKKLEK, from the coding sequence ATGATTACGGTCGAAAGGTTTTTTTTAAATGCTATATTTATTTTGTTTTTATGCCAAATGTTACTTGCGCATTCTGATTTTGCATATGCTAATGACGAATTCAAAGGGCTCATAATTTATACTGAGAATGACCCTCCTTATGTCACTGTTGATGCTAAAGGGAAAATTGGGGGTCTAGCAACAAATAAACTGAATAACTTTCTTAAGGCTATCAAGTTAACGGAAGAAAATATCGAGATTAAACCTTGGGTTCGCTCTTACTTAGAAGTGCTAGGCAAACCAAATGTTATGATATATCCGATAGCAAAAACGGCAGAAAGATTAGAAAAACTTGAATATATTTATAAAATATTTGATGCGGTTGTTTTTTTCTATCGCCTCTCTGCACGCAAGGATATTGTTATTAGCAATGTGAATGAAGCAAAGAAATATTCGGTATGTGTTGTTCGTGGCGATTATCGGGCAGAGTATTTGAAGCACAGTGGCTTTCCCATGATTGATGAGTCGATTGATTCAACAGTGAACTTCAAGAAATTTATAGCAGGGCGTTGTGATGTGATTGCTCTGACTGAAATTGGCCTTAATGCAAAATTGGAACAATTAAATCTGGATTCCTCGCTTGTATCCATTGCTTACCCTTTAAGTGGGCTAGACAGCAATCTTTATATTGCTATAAACAAAGAGACAGATAAAAAAGTGATTGAAGCATTAAAACACGCGGCGAAAAAATTGGAGAAATAG
- the aac(6') gene encoding aminoglycoside 6'-N-acetyltransferase codes for MITHCKSLNQLGWLDLRAALWPDCSSAEHLAEMALFLASPQRFAQFVEYDQSGRALGFIELAVRGDYVNGTASSPVAFLEGIYVEPSARRRGIAGKLVAAAEQWAKEHGCKEFASDAAIDNTQSHAMHQSLGFDETERVVFFEKTL; via the coding sequence ATGATCACTCACTGTAAATCTCTTAATCAGCTGGGCTGGCTTGATCTTCGGGCCGCGCTTTGGCCTGATTGCTCAAGTGCTGAGCACTTGGCAGAAATGGCGCTGTTTTTAGCTTCGCCGCAGCGTTTTGCCCAGTTTGTGGAATACGATCAATCAGGCAGGGCGCTTGGGTTTATTGAGCTGGCCGTGCGGGGCGATTATGTAAATGGCACGGCGTCTTCGCCGGTGGCATTTCTTGAAGGCATTTATGTTGAGCCCAGCGCAAGACGGCGCGGCATCGCGGGTAAGCTGGTTGCCGCTGCCGAGCAATGGGCCAAAGAGCATGGCTGCAAGGAATTTGCCTCTGATGCTGCAATAGACAATACCCAGAGCCATGCCATGCATCAATCACTTGGTTTTGATGAAACTGAGCGGGTGGTGTTTTTCGAAAAAACGCTTTGA
- a CDS encoding YdhR family protein: protein MIKLLQIDFPFNGPFNQQMADEFKELARSIVAEPGFI, encoded by the coding sequence ATGATAAAGTTATTACAAATAGATTTTCCATTCAACGGGCCATTTAATCAGCAAATGGCAGATGAATTTAAAGAGCTTGCCCGCTCAATTGTTGCAGAGCCAGGGTTTATTTGA
- a CDS encoding ASCH domain-containing protein, with translation MEVFPPLAQVLSKLNVLGISLPDGPVLLDGYGDSPELSEELLALIRQGKKRAGTGLLWGHEADQVPVPCVGDLQIVLDHHNEPALITRVVSTYILPYAEVTAEYAAIEGEGDGSLEYWRQAHWAFFARACEQLGRQPAESMPVVCCVFEVLHILPLPVAA, from the coding sequence ATGGAAGTATTTCCACCTCTAGCGCAAGTGCTGTCAAAGTTAAACGTTCTGGGTATTTCTTTGCCAGATGGCCCGGTTTTGCTGGATGGCTATGGCGATTCGCCGGAGCTATCCGAAGAGCTCTTGGCGTTAATTCGCCAAGGCAAAAAACGTGCAGGTACTGGCCTTTTGTGGGGGCATGAAGCGGATCAAGTGCCTGTGCCATGCGTGGGTGATTTACAGATTGTGCTTGATCACCACAACGAGCCAGCGCTGATTACGCGTGTTGTGAGCACTTATATTTTGCCGTATGCAGAAGTGACTGCCGAATACGCAGCGATTGAGGGTGAAGGCGATGGCTCTTTAGAATACTGGCGGCAGGCGCATTGGGCGTTTTTTGCACGAGCATGCGAGCAGTTAGGCCGCCAGCCTGCGGAGAGCATGCCGGTTGTATGCTGCGTTTTTGAAGTGCTGCATATTTTGCCTTTGCCCGTGGCGGCCTAA